In the genome of Henningerozyma blattae CBS 6284 chromosome 5, complete genome, one region contains:
- the TBLA0E04030 gene encoding uncharacterized protein (similar to Saccharomyces cerevisiae PEX25 (YPL112C) and PEX27 (YOR193W); ancestral locus Anc_8.601) translates to MFEDADDILGDRVNSSHSSNSVASHTFDKLLGFAMDNSQTPYSSAKTIDDTLDVKPPILMLNNDSGTFMNKQEELEEKEMEINQVNNGVKYNDFYGYQTNHYDRQSPQAVQISADSSIQNKSLNDKAANKRKDVVVDSNSTNNTIKNIEIIQFIINSLSGKDKIAKLLKSILDLIKLFLKNSRNNILKWDIYIQSYYKKFISMPTSNKYKWKLLIKHPISFLKISLLIFMENFEKKSNFITTQLTLFRYMLRFGNTPFRLLEFKNKIQNTIKEIYIDKTQTFDLEYLNKTWFNERTLIDFLALYYGICDELLLLHKLKFWSNKSMYKFVDRHSTISSQYDSMLAVKNVVLKIKKISNEQQELKIQLQVRRTAMRLTANLRSSTSSSYKTDASDRSLSPVKKQLVEEMMRSEYGIYNNSEYKINQRLKQLKTEKINTILDFFRLSTDLAGNSIDYFNVNAPPIASPMLSFISALLGCIKLWKNAQNELATRKV, encoded by the coding sequence ATGTTTGAAGATGCAGATGATATCTTAGGAGATAGAGTCAATAGTAGTCATAGCAGTAATTCTGTTGCCAGTCATACATTCGATAAGTTACTGGGATTTGCCATGGACAATTCGCAAACACCATATTCAAGTGCCAAAACAATTGATGATACTTTAGATGTCAAACCCCCAATTCTTATGTTAAATAACGATAGTGGTACTTTTATGAATAAACAGGAAGAAttggaagaaaaagaaatggaAATTAATCAAGTTAATAATGGTGTCaaatataatgatttttatGGCTATCAAACTAATCATTACGATAGACAGTCACCTCAAGCGGTTCAAATATCTGCCGACAGTAGCATACAAAATAAGagtttaaatgataaagcTGCTAATAAGAGGAAAGATGTTGTTGTAGATTCTAATTCAACCAACAATactataaaaaatattgaaattattcaattcattattaattcattatctgGTAAGGATAAAATAGCAAAACTATTGAAATCCATCTTAGATTTGATCAAActctttttaaaaaattcaagaaataatattttaaaatgggatatttatattcaatCATATTATAAGAAATTTATATCAATGCCAActtctaataaatataaatggaaattattaattaagcATCCAATTTCATTCTTAAAGATTTCATTGTTAATCTTCAtggaaaattttgaaaaaaaatctaattttaTAACGACTCAACTAACTTTATTCAGATATATGCTACGATTTGGTAATACTCCATTTCGGTTACtcgaatttaaaaataaaattcaaaatactataaaagaaatttatataGATAAGACTCAGACGTTTGATTTGGagtatttgaataaaactTGGTTCAATGAGAGAactttaattgattttttggCGTTATATTATGGTATTTGTGATgaacttttattattgcataaattaaaattttggtCAAACAAATCAATGTATAAATTTGTTGATAGACATTCAACCATATCTTCTCAGTATGATTCCATGTTAGCCGTGAAAAATGttgttttgaaaataaaaaaaatttcaaatgaacagcaagaattgaaaatccAATTACAAGTTAGAAGAACTGCTATGCGATTGACAGCTAATTTAAGATCCTCCACTTCTAGCAGTTATAAGACAGATGCAAGCGACAGATCTTTATCGCCTGTTAAAAAGCAATTGGTAGAGGAAATGATGAGATCCGAATATggaatttataataattcagaatataaaataaatcaaagattaaaacaattgaaaactGAAAAGATAAACACCatattagatttttttagattATCAACAGATCTAGCAggaaattcaattgattatttcAATGTTAATGCACCACCTATCGCAAGTCCAATGCTATCTTTCATTTCAGCTCTTTTGGGTTGTATAAAATTATGGAAAAATGCTCAAAATGAACTTGCTACTCGTAAGGTATGA
- the ARL1 gene encoding Arf family GTPase ARL1 (similar to Saccharomyces cerevisiae ARL1 (YBR164C); ancestral locus Anc_8.597), whose amino-acid sequence MGNYFSSMFDKLWGSNKEIRILILGLDGAGKTTILYRLQIGEVVTTKPTIGFNVETLTYKNLKLNVWDLGGQTSIRPYWRCYYTDTAAVIFVVDSTDKDRMSTASKELHMMLQEEELQDSALLVFANKQDQPGALTASEVSKELNLVELKERSWSIVASSAIKGEGITEGLDWLIDVIKEEQL is encoded by the coding sequence atgggTAACTATTTCAGTTCAATGTTCGATAAATTATGGGGCTCCAATAAAGAAATCCGTATTCTTATCTTAGGTTTAGATGGTGCCGGTAAAACCACGATTTTATATAGATTACAAATAGGTGAAGTTGTAACAACTAAGCCAACTATTGGTTTCAATGTTGAAACTTTAacatataaaaatttaaaattaaatgtatGGGATTTAGGTGGTCAAACAAGTATTAGGCCTTACTGGCGTTGTTATTATACTGATACAGCAGCAGTTATATTTGTTGTGGATTCTACAGATAAAGATCGTATGAGTACTGCTTCAAAAGAATTACATATGATGTTACAAGAAGAGGAGTTACAAGACTCTGCATTACTAGTATTTGCAAACAAGCAGGATCAGCCAGGTGCCTTAACTGCAAGTGAAGTCTCAAAAGAATTGAACTTAGTAGAATTAAAGGAAAGAAGTTGGTCCATTGTGGCATCTAGCGCCATTAAAGGTGAAGGTATTACCGAAGGTTTGGATTGGTTAATTGATGTTATAAAGGAAGAGCAATTATAA